In the genome of Podarcis raffonei isolate rPodRaf1 chromosome W, rPodRaf1.pri, whole genome shotgun sequence, one region contains:
- the LOC128406127 gene encoding E3 ubiquitin-protein ligase RNF4-like has product MGLTADSREGHGGCIACCRLLQSPRAASKEATGLNDRSIDVEVVDLTCETSESIVVDLTQDDSLVLVGESGQQPNRELRHQPLSDSLIFSGGGGGDSRHTQSGALATRKLPREVGRMEFARSSGTLSCGICIDSYAESVQSGRLIVSTTCGHIFCSQCLSNFLRHANFCPICRRKLTPKEYHPIYI; this is encoded by the exons ATGGGGCTCACGGCGGACTCCCGAGAAGGGCACGGAGGCTGCATCGCCTGCTGtcgcttactccaaa GTCCGAGGGCGGCTTCCAAAGAAGCTACTGG CCTTAATGATAGAAGTATTGATGTGGAAGTAGTTGACCTCACTTGTGAAACTTCAGAATCTATAGTTGTTGATCTTACACAAGACGATTCTCTTGTGCTTGTTGGAGAGAGTGGGCAGCAGCCCAATAGAGAGTTAAGACATCAACCATTGTCTGACAGCCTCATatttagtggtggtggtggtggtgatagcagacacacacagagtggtgCTCTTGCCACTAGAAAGCTCCCCAGAGAAGTGGGAAGGATGGAATTTGCAAGATCCTCAGGTACTTTGAGTTGTGGAATTTGCATAGACAGCTATGCAGAGAGTGTGCAAAGCGGACGGCTTATAGTGTCAACAACATGTGGTCACATCTTCTGTAGTCAGTGCCTCAGCAATTTTCTTAGGCATGCTAACTTTTGCCCAATTTGTAGGAGGAAACTCACTCCAAAGGAGTATCATCCAATTTATATATGA